In Spirobacillus cienkowskii, a genomic segment contains:
- the sucC gene encoding ADP-forming succinate--CoA ligase subunit beta produces MNIHEYQAKELLSHFGLTIPQGKLAYTATEAEWAARSLSCGKNGKIAVVKAQVHSGGRGKAGGVKIAKTPEEAFAIAEKMIGMTLVTNQTGPQGKKVHKLLIAEGCEIDKEYYFALVVNRETASIGVMASTEGGMDIEEVAEKHPEKIITADIDPTVGLQDFTIRKLSIGLGFGLGTPLAKDFAKTLKGLFQAFMAYDCSMVEINPLVLTKKGSLEILDCKMSFDENALFRHPNISDMRDYQEDDPRELEASKYGLSYVSLEGNIGCLVNGAGLAMATMDIIKQSGGQPANFLDVGGGASQETVTQAFRIILRDKAVKGIFVNIFGGIMKCDVIANGIVAAAKELGLTVPLVVRLEGTNVDLGKKILSESGLNILNASSMGDGAQKIVAAVK; encoded by the coding sequence ATGAATATTCATGAGTATCAGGCAAAAGAACTTCTTTCCCATTTTGGTCTTACCATACCTCAAGGCAAGCTTGCGTACACCGCAACTGAGGCTGAATGGGCTGCACGTAGTCTTTCTTGCGGAAAAAATGGAAAAATTGCTGTGGTAAAAGCACAAGTTCATTCTGGTGGACGCGGTAAAGCAGGTGGCGTAAAAATTGCAAAAACTCCTGAGGAAGCGTTTGCTATTGCAGAAAAAATGATTGGTATGACGTTGGTAACCAATCAAACTGGTCCACAAGGAAAAAAAGTACATAAGTTATTAATCGCAGAAGGATGTGAAATAGATAAAGAGTATTATTTTGCACTTGTTGTCAATCGTGAAACCGCTTCAATTGGTGTTATGGCATCTACCGAAGGTGGAATGGATATTGAAGAAGTTGCAGAAAAACACCCAGAAAAAATCATTACTGCAGATATCGACCCAACAGTAGGCTTACAAGATTTTACAATTCGTAAATTAAGTATTGGGCTAGGTTTTGGTTTAGGGACGCCTCTTGCAAAAGACTTTGCCAAAACTCTTAAAGGGTTATTTCAGGCATTTATGGCTTATGATTGCTCTATGGTAGAAATTAATCCACTTGTTTTAACCAAAAAAGGTTCATTAGAAATTTTAGACTGCAAAATGAGTTTTGATGAAAATGCATTATTTAGACATCCAAATATCTCTGATATGAGAGATTACCAAGAAGACGATCCCAGAGAACTTGAAGCATCAAAATATGGTTTAAGCTACGTATCTCTAGAAGGAAATATTGGGTGCTTAGTAAATGGCGCAGGCTTAGCAATGGCAACAATGGATATTATTAAACAATCCGGTGGACAACCTGCAAACTTTTTAGATGTAGGTGGTGGTGCTAGTCAAGAAACAGTAACCCAAGCATTTAGAATTATATTAAGAGATAAGGCTGTTAAAGGTATATTTGTTAATATTTTTGGCGGAATTATGAAGTGTGACGTGATTGCAAATGGTATTGTTGCAGCAGCAAAAGAATTAGGATTGACAGTTCCTTTAGTTGTTCGTTTAGAAGGAACAAATGTAGATCTTGGTAAAAAAATACTCAGTGAATCTGGCTTGAATATTCTTAACGCTTCATCGATGGGTGATGGAGCGCAAAAAATCGTTGCAGCTGTAAAGTAA
- the gcvPA gene encoding aminomethyl-transferring glycine dehydrogenase subunit GcvPA: MLEHRFLPTTEQDRKEMLAACGIKNIEDLLNGIPKNLRFKNQLSITEGLSEMEIKRKLNLLFKNSRNKKNALSFIGAGVYDHFCPSVVNQLTLRGEFLTSYTPYQPEFSQGTLQSLFEFQSMIAEIFDMDVSNASHYDGATSMAEAVLMGLRIKKNRKRILISKGVHPEYVEVLKTYLTNLGVEVSLIPVDENGVTSNDSLRNMLDENVALAIVQSPNFFGCIENMKLLSNMVHSKEALFVSNITEPLSLSLFTAPGEYQADIAIGEGQSFGLPQSFGGPYLGLFTSRIDYVRQMPGRLCGETIDAQGKRSFTLTLSTREQHIRREKATSNICTNQNLCALWASIWLALVGKSGFVELGEQNLAKSEYAKTELLKTGKVKLRYPNSLSFNEFIIDLNLSSKEFISKCIELNFVPGVSLERFYPEDKNGLLVAVTEKKTRDEIDKLVDIFKKFG; the protein is encoded by the coding sequence ATGTTAGAGCATCGTTTTCTTCCAACCACTGAGCAAGACAGAAAAGAAATGCTTGCAGCATGTGGAATAAAAAATATTGAAGATCTCTTAAATGGTATTCCAAAAAATTTACGGTTTAAAAATCAACTTTCAATTACAGAAGGTTTATCTGAAATGGAGATTAAAAGAAAACTTAATCTCTTATTTAAAAATTCCCGAAACAAAAAAAATGCGCTAAGTTTTATAGGAGCAGGTGTTTATGATCATTTTTGCCCTTCAGTTGTTAATCAATTAACATTAAGAGGTGAGTTTTTAACTTCTTATACACCTTATCAGCCAGAATTTTCGCAAGGGACATTACAATCGTTATTTGAATTTCAAAGCATGATTGCTGAAATTTTTGATATGGATGTTTCAAATGCTTCGCATTATGATGGTGCAACAAGCATGGCAGAAGCAGTACTAATGGGATTAAGAATAAAAAAAAATAGAAAAAGAATTTTAATTTCTAAAGGTGTCCATCCAGAATATGTAGAAGTGTTAAAAACTTATTTAACAAATCTTGGGGTAGAAGTTTCTTTAATACCAGTTGATGAAAACGGTGTGACTTCAAATGATTCGTTGCGCAATATGTTAGATGAAAATGTTGCCTTAGCTATTGTGCAAAGTCCAAACTTTTTTGGATGTATCGAGAATATGAAGTTGTTAAGTAACATGGTTCATTCAAAAGAAGCACTATTTGTTTCTAATATTACTGAGCCGTTAAGTTTATCATTATTTACAGCTCCAGGAGAATATCAAGCAGATATTGCAATAGGAGAAGGACAAAGTTTTGGTTTACCACAATCTTTTGGAGGGCCGTATTTAGGTCTTTTTACATCACGAATTGATTATGTCAGGCAAATGCCAGGTCGATTGTGCGGTGAAACAATCGATGCTCAAGGGAAAAGGAGTTTTACATTAACTTTAAGCACGAGAGAGCAGCATATAAGAAGAGAAAAAGCGACTTCTAATATTTGTACTAATCAAAATTTATGTGCTTTATGGGCGAGTATTTGGCTAGCTCTGGTTGGTAAAAGTGGTTTTGTAGAATTAGGTGAACAAAATTTAGCAAAATCAGAATACGCTAAGACAGAATTATTAAAAACTGGAAAAGTAAAATTAAGATATCCAAACTCATTATCTTTTAATGAGTTTATTATTGATCTAAATTTATCTTCAAAAGAATTTATTAGTAAGTGTATTGAACTCAATTTTGTTCCTGGTGTTTCTTTAGAAAGATTTTATCCTGAAGATAAAAACGGTTTGTTGGTTGCAGTGACCGAGAAAAAAACTCGAGATGAAATTGATAAGTTAGTAGATATTTTCAAAAAATTTGGATAA
- a CDS encoding chorismate-binding protein encodes MNKKILDKFLECGYFIGIPNQKKIFCLIPKLNTSNFECYPSFYLNDFYMSQEKSFFTSDEFYDVSFSNFFDLLNNEFSEKPEIIWDKVEKDYYFNRFSSLKNEIINQRLKKGVPFTFLRGNFLIERKHKVYFIKNLLQNSSESSYIYGFWCNNWGSIGATPELLFTQENNIIKTIALAGTMQYNKNFNKLDIIMDSKIRKEHFCVIEGLKYSLSNIADVLIENTEVLQLSSLVHLKTNITAKIFDDIKFNFVEILKKIHPTAAVGILPKNSVSKWLNYCKIESSHRGYYASPFGVLIDKNHSFCVCTIRGIQWNANELKICAGGGVIEESSFDLEWQEIISKIDAIKKNLSI; translated from the coding sequence ATGAATAAGAAAATTTTAGACAAATTTTTAGAATGTGGGTATTTTATTGGTATACCAAATCAAAAGAAAATTTTTTGCTTAATTCCGAAATTGAATACTTCAAATTTTGAGTGTTACCCAAGTTTTTATTTAAATGATTTTTACATGTCCCAAGAAAAAAGTTTTTTTACTTCTGATGAATTTTATGATGTAAGTTTTTCTAATTTTTTTGACTTATTGAATAACGAATTCTCAGAAAAACCAGAAATTATTTGGGATAAAGTTGAAAAAGATTATTATTTTAATAGATTTTCATCTTTAAAGAATGAAATTATTAATCAGCGATTAAAAAAAGGAGTCCCTTTTACATTTTTAAGAGGAAATTTTTTAATAGAAAGAAAGCATAAAGTTTATTTTATAAAAAATTTATTGCAAAACTCAAGTGAGTCATCATATATTTATGGATTTTGGTGTAATAATTGGGGTAGTATTGGAGCCACTCCAGAGTTATTATTTACGCAAGAAAATAATATTATTAAAACAATAGCATTAGCAGGAACAATGCAGTATAATAAAAATTTTAATAAATTAGATATAATTATGGATTCTAAAATTAGAAAAGAGCATTTTTGTGTTATAGAAGGTTTAAAATATTCTTTATCAAATATAGCAGATGTTTTAATTGAAAATACAGAAGTTTTGCAACTTTCTAGTTTAGTACATTTAAAAACGAATATTACAGCTAAAATTTTTGATGATATAAAATTTAATTTTGTTGAAATTCTAAAAAAAATTCATCCTACAGCAGCAGTGGGTATATTGCCTAAAAATTCTGTATCAAAATGGTTAAATTATTGTAAAATAGAATCCTCTCATAGAGGATATTATGCATCTCCTTTTGGTGTTTTAATTGATAAAAACCACTCATTTTGTGTGTGCACCATAAGAGGTATTCAATGGAATGCAAATGAATTAAAAATTTGCGCTGGAGGCGGTGTTATAGAAGAAAGTTCTTTTGATTTAGAATGGCAAGAAATTATTTCAAAAATTGATGCTATCAAAAAAAACTTAAGCATTTAA
- the gcvPB gene encoding aminomethyl-transferring glycine dehydrogenase subunit GcvPB, whose protein sequence is MSILNKYTTQNVVLEENLLFENSRPGARGIAFSKLDVPPVELHKKYSSYLRQKAAKLPELSEPEVVRHYTRLSTWNCAIDLGFYPLGSCTMKHNPRFNEDIARSSEICEMHPYDPEEWSQGHLQIMYELQEDLKEITGLSAVSLQPSAGAQGEFTGLLLISAYHRNKGKSKKTIITADTAHGTNPASAALAGFQTIQVNTGENGYVTLEAIREVLNDDVAAMMITNPNTLGFFEKNIYEISQILHEKDALLYIDGANMNAVLGLSRPGDCGADVIQFNLHKTFTTPHGGGGPGSGPIAVSEKLIPYLPIPRIEKNNDQYFMNYSHSKSIGRVKSFYGNYGMFVRAWCYIRALGAEGLRKVSEDAILNSNYLKSQLKSVLNIPIDGQHLHEVVFNDKNLKEKNWDTNKLAKALIDYGIHPPTVHFPLCVKNALMIEPTETENKNELDRFILSLKEIINSEDATMTYPKRVFRQKVDESKAARELKLKYQFL, encoded by the coding sequence ATGAGTATTTTAAATAAATATACCACTCAAAATGTTGTTTTAGAAGAAAATTTATTATTTGAAAATTCAAGACCAGGCGCTAGAGGTATCGCATTTTCAAAACTAGATGTTCCACCTGTAGAGTTACATAAAAAATATTCTTCTTACTTAAGACAAAAAGCGGCAAAACTTCCGGAATTATCAGAGCCTGAAGTGGTGCGCCATTACACACGTCTTTCAACTTGGAATTGTGCAATTGATTTAGGATTTTATCCGTTAGGATCGTGCACAATGAAACATAATCCTAGGTTTAATGAAGACATTGCAAGAAGTTCCGAAATTTGTGAAATGCATCCTTACGATCCTGAAGAATGGTCACAAGGTCATTTACAAATTATGTATGAGCTTCAGGAAGATTTAAAAGAGATAACGGGATTGTCAGCAGTTTCTTTGCAACCTAGCGCGGGTGCTCAAGGAGAATTTACTGGATTATTATTAATTTCAGCATATCATCGTAATAAAGGTAAAAGTAAAAAAACAATTATTACTGCGGATACTGCACACGGAACAAACCCAGCAAGTGCAGCTTTAGCAGGATTTCAAACCATTCAAGTTAACACAGGTGAAAATGGTTATGTAACTTTAGAAGCAATTAGAGAAGTTTTAAATGATGATGTTGCTGCAATGATGATTACAAATCCAAATACTTTAGGTTTTTTTGAAAAAAATATTTATGAAATTTCTCAAATTCTTCATGAAAAAGATGCACTTTTATATATTGATGGCGCAAATATGAATGCAGTTTTAGGTTTAAGTCGTCCCGGAGATTGTGGCGCAGATGTTATTCAATTTAATTTGCACAAAACTTTTACAACTCCTCATGGAGGGGGTGGTCCTGGCAGTGGACCAATTGCTGTGAGTGAAAAACTAATACCTTATTTGCCAATTCCTCGTATTGAAAAAAACAATGATCAGTATTTTATGAATTATTCTCATTCAAAATCAATAGGAAGAGTTAAGTCTTTTTATGGAAATTATGGAATGTTTGTTAGAGCTTGGTGTTACATTAGGGCGTTAGGGGCAGAAGGACTTCGTAAAGTGAGTGAAGATGCAATTTTAAACTCTAATTATTTAAAATCACAATTAAAAAGTGTGTTAAATATTCCAATTGATGGCCAACATTTGCATGAAGTTGTTTTTAACGATAAAAATTTAAAAGAAAAAAATTGGGATACCAATAAACTTGCTAAAGCGCTTATTGATTATGGTATTCATCCTCCAACAGTGCACTTTCCTTTGTGTGTTAAAAACGCACTTATGATAGAGCCTACAGAAACAGAGAATAAAAATGAATTAGATCGCTTTATTTTATCTTTAAAAGAAATTATAAATTCTGAGGACGCAACCATGACATATCCTAAAAGAGTTTTTAGACAAAAAGTAGATGAGTCTAAAGCTGCAAGAGAATTAAAATTAAAATATCAATTTTTATAA
- the gcvH gene encoding glycine cleavage system protein GcvH — translation MPSSLPNELKYTKEHEWIRIEGDKASIGVTGFALEQLGDVVYIELPAIGSSLVAHKAFGTIESTKAVSELFSPATGKVVEINNAIVDAPESLVADAYHKGWLVKVEIAKQPEELMTADEYEKYISGAQ, via the coding sequence ATGCCGTCATCATTACCCAATGAGCTAAAATATACAAAAGAGCATGAATGGATAAGAATAGAAGGCGATAAAGCTTCTATAGGAGTAACAGGTTTTGCGCTTGAACAACTTGGTGATGTTGTTTACATTGAATTACCAGCAATAGGCAGTAGTTTAGTAGCGCATAAAGCTTTTGGGACAATAGAATCTACAAAAGCGGTAAGCGAATTATTTTCTCCCGCAACAGGTAAGGTGGTAGAAATAAATAATGCAATAGTCGATGCGCCAGAAAGTTTAGTTGCAGATGCATATCATAAAGGTTGGCTGGTTAAGGTCGAGATTGCAAAGCAGCCAGAAGAATTAATGACCGCAGATGAGTATGAAAAATATATCTCAGGAGCGCAGTAA
- the sucD gene encoding succinate--CoA ligase subunit alpha, which yields MSILVGKQTKLICQGISGSAGKFHSEKCAEYGTQLVGGVVPGKGGTTVLDRPVFNTVEEAIKKTGANATMVFVPPPFAADSILEAIDAGIELIVAITEGIPVLDMLRVKKALHNANGRTRLIGPNCPGVITPGDKCKIGIMPGHIHLPGRVGIISKSGTLTYEAVGQTSALGIGQSTCVGIGGDPINGTSFIDVLEMFQKDSETDAIIMIGEIGGNLEIEAADWIKRNMKKPVVGFIAGQTAPKGKRMGHAGAIISGGKGTAEEKIEAMKSCGLHVAMSPADMGITLKKALGM from the coding sequence ATGTCTATTCTTGTTGGTAAGCAAACTAAACTTATTTGCCAAGGTATTTCTGGAAGTGCAGGTAAATTTCACTCAGAAAAATGCGCAGAATACGGAACACAACTTGTCGGAGGTGTGGTTCCTGGTAAAGGTGGCACTACGGTTCTTGATCGTCCTGTGTTCAACACCGTTGAAGAGGCGATTAAAAAAACAGGCGCAAATGCGACGATGGTTTTTGTTCCGCCTCCATTTGCTGCAGATTCTATATTAGAAGCGATTGATGCGGGTATTGAGCTAATTGTTGCAATTACAGAAGGCATTCCTGTTTTAGATATGTTGCGAGTAAAAAAGGCATTGCACAATGCGAATGGCCGCACACGTTTAATTGGACCAAATTGCCCTGGTGTTATTACTCCAGGTGATAAATGCAAAATTGGAATTATGCCTGGGCATATTCATCTCCCAGGTAGAGTTGGGATTATTAGTAAATCAGGAACGTTAACTTATGAAGCAGTTGGCCAAACTTCTGCATTAGGAATTGGGCAGTCTACTTGTGTTGGAATTGGTGGCGATCCCATTAATGGGACAAGTTTTATTGATGTGTTAGAAATGTTTCAAAAAGATTCTGAAACAGATGCAATTATTATGATAGGTGAAATTGGTGGTAACCTAGAAATTGAAGCTGCAGATTGGATTAAAAGAAATATGAAAAAACCAGTTGTTGGCTTTATTGCTGGACAAACCGCGCCTAAAGGCAAACGCATGGGGCATGCTGGAGCAATTATTAGTGGCGGTAAAGGAACTGCAGAAGAAAAAATTGAAGCAATGAAATCTTGTGGCTTGCACGTTGCCATGAGTCCTGCAGATATGGGAATTACGCTTAAAAAAGCTTTGGGTATGTAA
- a CDS encoding translation initiation factor, which yields MTIQKKPKPVKLEWQGSISNSLNSSDSEAVSIKNSEKKNEVLQEKNAKHLSGKAHIKIEKKGRAGKPVIIIYNFSDPESQNQESLKKLCASLKNKLACGGTIENNEILLTIRDVEKVKAALLSLNIIIS from the coding sequence ATGACAATTCAAAAAAAACCAAAACCAGTAAAATTAGAGTGGCAAGGGAGTATTTCTAATTCATTAAACTCATCTGACTCTGAAGCAGTCTCAATTAAAAACTCTGAAAAGAAAAACGAGGTACTTCAAGAAAAGAACGCTAAACACTTATCAGGAAAAGCTCACATCAAAATTGAAAAAAAGGGTAGGGCAGGGAAACCTGTCATCATTATCTATAATTTTTCAGATCCAGAAAGTCAAAATCAAGAAAGCTTAAAGAAACTCTGCGCCAGTTTAAAAAACAAACTAGCATGCGGCGGAACTATTGAAAATAACGAAATTTTACTTACAATCCGAGATGTAGAAAAAGTAAAAGCAGCACTTTTGAGCTTAAATATTATCATTTCATAA
- a CDS encoding inorganic diphosphatase: MSVNPWHPWHAVSIGDKPPSLVTAIIEISRGSKNKYEIDKESGLLNLDRVLSSPMYYPINYGFIPQTYCDDCDPLDVMVIGQEPVQPLSMMKVKVIGYMKMVDGGDADDKILAVHCDDPQFKHINDIKEVDAFNPHYLKELEQFFKTYKLLENKKVEIVGWFGKTEAENVVSEAIDFYNRNKEMLKK, from the coding sequence ATGTCAGTAAATCCTTGGCATCCATGGCATGCAGTCAGCATAGGAGATAAGCCTCCTTCACTTGTTACTGCAATCATTGAAATTTCTCGTGGTTCGAAAAATAAATATGAAATTGATAAAGAATCAGGGCTATTAAATTTAGATAGAGTTCTTTCTAGTCCTATGTATTATCCTATTAACTATGGTTTTATTCCACAAACTTACTGCGATGATTGTGATCCTCTTGATGTTATGGTTATTGGTCAGGAACCTGTGCAACCTCTTAGTATGATGAAGGTTAAGGTTATCGGATACATGAAGATGGTTGATGGCGGTGATGCGGACGATAAAATTTTAGCAGTTCATTGTGATGATCCTCAGTTTAAACATATTAATGATATTAAAGAAGTTGATGCATTTAACCCACATTATTTAAAAGAATTAGAGCAATTTTTTAAAACTTATAAGCTATTAGAAAACAAAAAAGTAGAAATTGTTGGCTGGTTTGGCAAAACTGAAGCTGAAAATGTGGTCAGCGAAGCAATAGATTTTTATAATCGTAATAAAGAAATGCTAAAAAAATAG
- a CDS encoding iron-containing alcohol dehydrogenase, with product MYNFEYYNPVKIMFGQGTIGHLPALLTNRNKILFAYGSGSIKSNGIYEQIKQALAHKQVIEFQGIEPNPEYETLLKAVELCKKNNIDFILAVGGGSVIDGCKFIANAVKFKKNDPWLILEGSESDSALPIGCVLTLPATGTEMNPFAVISRRSLGQKKDFTSAHSFPQFSIIDPTVTYSLSERYIINGIIDPFVHVTEQYLTFDVNSPLQNRQSEAILITLIEESAKVFKDPNNYDVRANLTWCATQALNGLIGKGVPQDWATHAIGHELTALYGLDHAQTLAIVLPALLKNQFENKKQRLAHYAKAVFKLNYATEGKLAKAGIDKTEKFFRSLGCKTRLNEYGIPKKDIKKIATKVLETSAGKKLGEKKSIGQEEVVEILELSYSNNS from the coding sequence ATGTATAATTTTGAATATTATAATCCTGTAAAAATTATGTTTGGTCAAGGAACTATTGGGCATTTGCCAGCATTGTTAACTAATAGAAATAAAATTTTATTTGCGTACGGTAGTGGTTCAATAAAAAGCAACGGAATTTATGAACAAATCAAACAAGCTCTTGCGCATAAACAAGTAATTGAATTTCAGGGTATAGAACCTAATCCAGAATATGAAACTTTATTAAAGGCAGTAGAGTTATGTAAAAAAAACAATATAGATTTTATTTTAGCAGTTGGTGGTGGTTCAGTCATTGATGGCTGTAAATTTATCGCAAATGCTGTTAAATTTAAAAAAAATGATCCATGGTTAATTCTAGAAGGCTCAGAATCAGACAGTGCTTTACCAATTGGTTGTGTATTAACATTACCAGCTACAGGTACTGAGATGAATCCGTTTGCTGTGATTTCTCGAAGAAGTTTGGGACAAAAGAAGGATTTTACGTCTGCCCATTCTTTTCCACAGTTTTCAATTATTGATCCTACTGTAACTTATAGTCTTTCTGAGAGATATATTATAAATGGAATAATTGATCCGTTTGTTCATGTCACAGAACAATATTTAACATTTGACGTAAATTCACCATTACAAAATAGACAAAGTGAAGCTATTTTAATTACTTTAATTGAAGAGTCTGCAAAAGTATTTAAGGATCCAAATAATTATGATGTTCGCGCTAATTTAACATGGTGTGCCACACAAGCATTGAATGGTTTAATTGGGAAAGGTGTTCCGCAAGATTGGGCAACACACGCTATCGGCCACGAATTAACAGCTCTTTACGGATTAGATCATGCACAAACTCTTGCCATTGTGTTACCTGCATTACTTAAAAACCAATTTGAGAATAAAAAGCAACGACTCGCACATTATGCTAAAGCTGTTTTTAAATTAAATTATGCAACAGAAGGAAAACTTGCTAAAGCGGGTATTGATAAAACCGAGAAATTTTTTAGATCTCTCGGTTGCAAGACACGTCTTAATGAATATGGAATTCCTAAAAAAGACATAAAAAAAATCGCTACCAAAGTTTTAGAAACTTCAGCGGGAAAAAAGCTTGGAGAAAAAAAGTCAATTGGACAAGAAGAAGTAGTAGAAATTTTAGAATTATCTTATTCAAATAATTCATAA
- a CDS encoding aminomethyltransferase family protein yields the protein MHKLLFKVHQSRNLVSAIVDIKIENLNYYHFSEGKVLGAPSIIARTGYTGELGYEMYIPASAAVKVWRGIFQAGKSLGVKPCGLGARDTLRLECGYLLYGNDMDSSTTALECGLSWITKFEKNNFIGKNSLLSQKENGLQKRLIAFEMLDKAIGRSGYKIFATSEPNQEIGIVTSGCPSPSLSKNIGMGYVSSNSSQVGTQLWIEVRGEKKRAVVVKKPFFVHGSVQS from the coding sequence ATGCACAAATTGCTGTTCAAGGTTCATCAGAGTCGTAACTTAGTATCTGCAATTGTTGATATAAAAATTGAAAATTTAAATTATTATCATTTTAGTGAAGGAAAAGTTCTTGGCGCACCCTCAATTATTGCTCGAACTGGATATACTGGGGAATTAGGCTATGAAATGTACATTCCTGCTAGTGCTGCAGTGAAGGTGTGGAGAGGAATTTTTCAGGCAGGTAAATCTTTAGGAGTTAAGCCTTGTGGTTTAGGAGCCCGGGATACTTTGCGTTTAGAATGTGGATATTTACTTTATGGAAACGACATGGACAGTTCAACAACGGCATTAGAATGTGGTTTGTCTTGGATCACTAAATTTGAAAAAAATAATTTTATCGGTAAAAATTCACTTCTAAGTCAAAAAGAAAATGGACTACAGAAAAGATTAATTGCTTTTGAAATGCTTGATAAAGCAATAGGAAGAAGTGGCTACAAGATTTTTGCAACATCAGAACCAAATCAAGAAATTGGCATAGTAACAAGCGGATGCCCTTCTCCGTCTTTGTCAAAAAATATTGGAATGGGTTATGTTAGTTCAAATAGTTCTCAAGTTGGAACACAATTATGGATTGAAGTTCGAGGCGAAAAAAAACGCGCTGTCGTAGTAAAAAAACCTTTTTTTGTTCACGGTAGTGTTCAGTCTTAG
- a CDS encoding DUF4442 domain-containing protein — protein sequence MKIFDQLKTKMPTDLLFKLMRFWPPYLGAGIKVRNIDNKFLSLDTEMNLTWYNKNFVGTHFGGSLYAMTDPFYMLILIKQLGSSYIVWDKASKIEYLKPGKGKVKAHFEFTQEEIDEIILKSKEKKKHIFNKEVFIFDEVGDIVAKVEKTLYVKKNSAV from the coding sequence TTGAAAATTTTTGATCAATTAAAAACTAAAATGCCCACAGATCTTCTCTTTAAATTGATGCGGTTTTGGCCTCCTTATTTAGGTGCAGGAATAAAAGTTAGAAATATTGATAATAAATTTTTAAGCTTAGATACTGAAATGAACTTAACTTGGTACAATAAAAACTTCGTTGGAACTCATTTTGGCGGCTCGTTGTATGCCATGACTGATCCTTTTTATATGCTAATACTCATTAAACAATTAGGTTCCAGCTATATAGTGTGGGATAAAGCTTCTAAAATTGAATATTTAAAACCTGGCAAAGGAAAAGTGAAAGCGCATTTTGAGTTCACCCAAGAAGAAATAGATGAAATTATTTTAAAATCTAAAGAAAAAAAGAAACACATTTTTAATAAAGAAGTTTTTATCTTTGATGAAGTAGGAGATATTGTAGCAAAAGTCGAGAAAACTCTTTATGTGAAAAAAAATTCTGCTGTTTGA
- a CDS encoding SdpI family protein: MYHHNVLYFLIIFVFFIISVIVRKVKINKIIGYRTFKSYSSIENWRVLNDKFSDYLIISQIIGFLLNLFLIFIKYFFISSEYAFVLIDFALVFYVIFSIIYILIKLNEIEKKL, encoded by the coding sequence ATGTATCATCACAATGTTTTATATTTTTTGATTATTTTTGTTTTTTTTATTATTTCTGTTATAGTAAGGAAAGTAAAAATAAATAAAATTATAGGTTATAGAACTTTTAAAAGCTATTCTTCTATAGAAAATTGGAGAGTTTTAAATGATAAATTCTCTGATTATTTAATTATAAGTCAAATTATAGGTTTTTTATTAAATTTATTTTTAATTTTTATTAAATATTTTTTTATATCTTCTGAATATGCTTTTGTTTTAATAGATTTTGCGTTGGTTTTTTATGTTATTTTTAGTATTATTTATATATTAATAAAATTAAATGAAATTGAAAAAAAATTATGA
- a CDS encoding type II toxin-antitoxin system RelE/ParE family toxin — protein MGGGLYELRTRTKGAGFRVYYTFQNEKLIILLVAGDKSTQQRDIQKAREIKEKL, from the coding sequence CTGGGAGGAGGTTTATATGAGCTAAGAACTCGAACAAAAGGAGCTGGTTTTCGAGTTTACTACACTTTCCAAAATGAAAAACTGATTATTTTGCTTGTTGCTGGTGATAAATCAACGCAACAGCGAGATATTCAAAAGGCAAGAGAAATAAAGGAGAAATTATGA